One Lactobacillus crispatus DNA segment encodes these proteins:
- a CDS encoding type II toxin-antitoxin system YafQ family toxin → MQVNPTKRYYRAYKRYERKHYPMDYVDDCVEAILTNDKEFLAKHKDHPVGKNREMHVNRQYNDDWLLYYRIDKETHELILVFVALGTHDELDRFANM, encoded by the coding sequence ATGCAAGTTAATCCTACCAAGCGCTACTACCGCGCTTACAAGAGATATGAAAGAAAACATTATCCAATGGATTATGTTGATGATTGTGTTGAAGCAATATTAACCAATGACAAAGAATTTCTAGCCAAACATAAAGATCACCCTGTAGGAAAAAATCGCGAAATGCACGTTAATCGTCAATATAATGACGATTGGCTATTGTACTACCGGATTGATAAAGAAACACATGAACTAATCCTAGTTTTTGTTGCATTAGGAACACATGATGAACTAGATCGATTTGCCAATATGTAA
- a CDS encoding type II toxin-antitoxin system RelB/DinJ family antitoxin has translation MAQISVKIDDKLKKEAQYILASYGVDVSTGIRMYFKAIVRSNGIPLELRPMTELDEANYEADNHIYHGSYSSFEEYKKAMRK, from the coding sequence ATGGCTCAAATTAGTGTAAAAATCGATGATAAATTAAAAAAAGAAGCTCAATATATTCTTGCTTCATATGGGGTTGATGTATCAACAGGAATTAGAATGTATTTCAAAGCTATTGTTAGAAGTAATGGCATTCCTTTAGAACTAAGACCCATGACAGAACTAGATGAAGCGAACTATGAAGCTGATAATCACATTTATCATGGAAGTTATAGCTCTTTTGAAGAATACAAAAAGGCCATGCGGAAATAA
- a CDS encoding N-acetylglucosamine kinase has product MALKYQIGVDAGGTHSTAIAYDETGKEIGRAEGGPGQINADYEGGIKNISDTINELIDKVDGDCMRVLVGIAGLSVVGNAPEVAATISSRINNLPTRAITDSLLALYAGLEGDDGALVIAGTGSVYNGLQNGHLIAVGGYGNILGDEGSGYAIARSAMQSALLSWDKREDNALIQMFTKLFGVEHMDECNAKFYKMSNPEVAGMAVHVAQLADEGSDDAIKVIKKQAHLLARDIIIGLDRYEDPKPMKIALTGSVLANNEMLRGLVEDEVKNKYPDAIFSISNGENARAVLFDKSKDYRYFTNHEDR; this is encoded by the coding sequence ATGGCTCTTAAATACCAAATTGGTGTTGATGCAGGTGGTACCCACTCAACTGCAATCGCATATGACGAAACTGGCAAGGAAATCGGTCGTGCAGAAGGCGGCCCAGGCCAAATTAACGCTGACTACGAAGGCGGAATTAAGAATATCTCTGACACTATCAACGAATTGATCGACAAGGTCGATGGTGACTGCATGCGCGTTCTTGTTGGTATTGCCGGTCTTTCAGTTGTCGGTAATGCTCCAGAAGTAGCCGCAACTATCTCATCAAGAATTAACAACCTACCTACTCGTGCTATTACTGATTCACTTTTAGCACTTTATGCTGGTCTTGAAGGTGATGACGGTGCCTTAGTAATTGCCGGTACTGGCTCAGTTTACAACGGTTTACAAAACGGCCACTTAATCGCGGTTGGTGGTTACGGCAACATCTTAGGTGATGAAGGCTCAGGTTACGCAATTGCTCGTTCAGCAATGCAATCTGCTCTTCTTAGCTGGGACAAGCGTGAAGACAACGCTTTGATTCAAATGTTTACTAAATTATTTGGCGTTGAACACATGGATGAATGTAACGCTAAATTCTACAAGATGTCTAACCCAGAAGTTGCAGGAATGGCTGTTCACGTTGCACAACTTGCTGATGAAGGCAGCGATGATGCAATCAAAGTTATTAAGAAACAAGCTCATCTGTTAGCCCGTGACATCATCATCGGTCTTGACCGTTACGAAGATCCTAAGCCAATGAAGATTGCTTTAACCGGTTCAGTTTTAGCTAACAACGAAATGCTTAGAGGATTGGTAGAAGATGAAGTTAAGAACAAGTACCCTGACGCTATCTTCTCAATCTCCAACGGTGAAAACGCTCGTGCCGTATTGTTCGACAAGAGTAAGGACTACCGTTACTTCACTAACCACGAAGACCGCTAA
- a CDS encoding IS982 family transposase, whose amino-acid sequence MNCLKLKRFSHHLQVSFKDLVIICRHWYRLYAPAEFTHRRNIDQIKTTDSLILALLIWQAKTGIESQRRFCECFNCLSHSRFNRRSRQLLQLIYQIRQEMNKKVDLNGHFLIIDSFPVPVCQPIRNYRAKIFRGYANIGYKATKKIYFYGFKVHAIVSDDGYILDYVVTKASVHDAKETVELMENAHPSNYYLLGDEGYLGKELHQQLKQMGYELWTPYRKNMTGAKKHNDHQLMAIRRTIESDFSLLTYYNAENNRARSLIGFQSRLEIAILAYNLAYCLERFN is encoded by the coding sequence TTGAACTGCCTTAAGCTTAAGCGTTTTAGCCACCATTTACAAGTTAGTTTTAAAGATTTAGTGATAATTTGTCGGCACTGGTATCGTTTGTATGCACCGGCTGAGTTTACTCATCGGCGAAATATTGATCAAATTAAAACTACGGACAGTCTGATTTTGGCTTTACTTATCTGGCAAGCTAAGACAGGAATTGAATCACAAAGAAGATTCTGTGAATGTTTCAATTGTTTATCACACTCACGTTTTAATCGGCGTTCACGTCAGCTATTGCAATTGATTTATCAGATACGGCAAGAAATGAATAAAAAGGTTGACCTGAATGGACATTTCTTGATCATTGACAGCTTTCCGGTACCTGTTTGCCAACCAATTCGCAACTATCGTGCTAAAATTTTTCGCGGTTATGCCAACATTGGTTATAAGGCCACCAAGAAAATTTACTTCTATGGTTTCAAAGTTCATGCCATTGTTAGCGATGACGGTTACATTCTTGATTATGTCGTAACAAAAGCATCAGTTCATGATGCCAAGGAGACAGTTGAACTGATGGAAAATGCACATCCATCTAATTACTATCTTCTTGGCGACGAAGGCTATTTAGGCAAAGAACTGCATCAACAGCTAAAACAAATGGGTTATGAACTTTGGACACCATATCGTAAAAATATGACAGGAGCTAAAAAGCACAATGATCATCAATTGATGGCTATTCGCAGAACAATTGAAAGCGACTTTTCGCTTCTGACCTATTACAATGCCGAGAACAATCGAGCACGTAGTCTGATAGGCTTTCAAAGCCGGTTGGAAATTGCAATTTTAGCTTATAATTTGGCTTATTGTCTAGAAAGATTTAACTAG
- a CDS encoding YfhO family protein has protein sequence MLKFLNSRHIAINRKNIFFWLSFLLPALIFLSYFFYSKNGVLTVDLGQQYVDFLAFFRRNLFSHPLRLIYSFSNGLGGSMLATDAYYLCSPFNLLLFLFPQHFLPQAILIIIALKIGAAGLSSYYYWQQKITNHFYALAASSAYALSGYVIGNHYNLMWLDSVILLPLLINAIDRLLAHQKNKLILITFLLWFTNFYTGFMALAFGLLYLLSKIFFINKQERLHLNWIYLRKSIAGSFLDAFMLFPVLVEMLQGKASSTASWNLGWQFSPVEQLTKLAEGAYNFHEMQEGMPNIYLTMPFLLLTILYFLSKKINWQRKLANGILLIFLIASLFWTPLVLLWHLGQFPVWYPGRFSFVLIFFALNLGVIALEQKERIAYWQTGLLTLFSLGLIVYIVFNASHFDFLTEDAQIATGAFLALGILFIGFIYHQHSFAAPFFYLVIELELIVNLVLCLGNLAYQKNSDYQNFTTNVSQAVQYANQHDSGFYRTEKTFYRSDDDPFSAGYYGLSNFNSISDQKVLNLINNLGFLNNSNSYTNFGGTTLTDDLLGIKYYLLPNDEITTIKSGKQMKYDNSNHRVDASDYHLQKRFAQLYLVKNNAALPLLFLTSQKTQKINFNSLDITSNQTKFFQAVTGAKVQLFKQINWPKAKLINVTSMKNDQLQYNRKNNKQIARIIFNFKPQTDDSYYIEMPGEIDDNAISMTVNGANINLAVRDQNARLINLGSHQRGQRLQVTFELKKDKLDLSGIHFWRLNTQKLEQIIHRFKQKQPNFKQTSALIIKSNHFTTKKMMTLASTIPNNINWLVLDNGKIINKNKTLFMNAFLNFKLNPGKYQITLIYVPWVLLLGMLVSLISLTILLICKKKAAVSANSKTFTRPTV, from the coding sequence ATGCTTAAATTTCTTAACTCACGACACATTGCAATTAATCGTAAAAATATTTTTTTCTGGCTTAGTTTTTTGCTACCGGCTTTGATTTTCTTGAGTTACTTTTTCTACAGCAAAAATGGAGTGCTCACTGTCGACTTAGGTCAACAATATGTTGATTTTCTTGCCTTCTTCAGGCGAAATTTGTTCTCCCATCCCTTGCGCTTAATCTATTCCTTTTCTAATGGTTTAGGCGGTTCAATGCTAGCAACTGATGCCTATTATCTCTGCAGTCCTTTCAATCTACTCTTATTTTTATTTCCGCAACATTTTTTGCCACAAGCAATTTTAATTATTATCGCATTAAAAATTGGAGCGGCGGGACTATCTTCCTACTACTATTGGCAGCAAAAAATCACTAATCACTTTTACGCTTTAGCGGCTAGTTCGGCTTATGCCCTTTCAGGCTACGTTATTGGCAATCACTATAATCTGATGTGGCTTGATTCTGTGATTTTGCTTCCTTTATTGATTAATGCCATCGACCGCTTGCTTGCCCACCAAAAAAATAAGTTAATTTTAATTACCTTTTTGCTTTGGTTCACTAATTTTTATACCGGATTTATGGCATTAGCCTTTGGTTTGCTTTATCTGTTAAGCAAAATTTTCTTCATTAATAAGCAGGAGCGCCTACACCTTAACTGGATTTATTTAAGAAAAAGTATCGCTGGTTCATTTTTAGATGCCTTTATGCTCTTCCCCGTTCTGGTTGAAATGTTGCAAGGCAAGGCTAGTTCTACTGCCTCATGGAATTTGGGCTGGCAGTTTTCTCCAGTTGAACAGCTGACTAAGTTAGCCGAAGGGGCCTATAACTTTCATGAAATGCAGGAAGGGATGCCCAACATTTACCTGACAATGCCTTTCTTGTTGCTGACAATTTTATATTTTTTAAGCAAAAAGATTAACTGGCAGCGTAAATTAGCAAACGGAATTTTACTCATTTTCTTAATTGCTTCTCTTTTTTGGACACCACTGGTTTTACTCTGGCATTTAGGCCAATTCCCTGTCTGGTATCCTGGTCGTTTCAGCTTTGTGTTGATCTTTTTTGCGCTAAATCTAGGCGTTATTGCATTAGAACAAAAAGAACGTATAGCTTATTGGCAGACCGGACTTCTGACTCTATTTTCTTTAGGTTTAATTGTTTATATAGTATTTAATGCCTCACATTTTGACTTTCTAACTGAAGATGCGCAGATTGCCACGGGAGCTTTTCTAGCCCTCGGAATCTTGTTTATTGGCTTTATTTATCATCAACACAGTTTTGCCGCGCCATTTTTCTATTTAGTTATCGAGCTTGAGTTAATCGTCAACCTAGTACTATGTCTAGGCAATTTAGCTTATCAAAAAAATAGCGATTATCAGAACTTTACCACTAATGTCAGCCAAGCAGTACAATACGCAAATCAACATGATTCTGGATTTTACCGAACTGAAAAGACTTTCTATCGTTCTGATGATGATCCTTTTAGCGCTGGTTATTACGGTTTAAGTAATTTTAATTCGATTTCTGATCAAAAAGTACTCAACCTGATCAACAATCTTGGATTTCTAAACAATAGTAATTCCTACACTAATTTTGGCGGAACTACTTTGACAGATGATTTACTTGGAATCAAATATTATCTTTTGCCCAATGATGAAATCACAACGATCAAGTCTGGTAAGCAAATGAAGTATGACAATTCCAACCACCGCGTTGATGCCAGCGATTATCATTTGCAAAAACGCTTTGCCCAACTATATCTAGTGAAAAATAATGCCGCTTTGCCCCTACTCTTTTTAACATCACAAAAAACGCAAAAAATCAATTTTAACTCTCTAGATATTACTAGTAATCAAACCAAATTCTTTCAAGCAGTTACAGGGGCAAAAGTGCAGCTGTTTAAGCAGATCAATTGGCCTAAAGCAAAATTAATTAATGTAACTAGTATGAAAAACGATCAACTACAATATAATCGTAAAAACAATAAGCAAATCGCACGCATCATTTTCAATTTCAAACCACAGACTGATGATTCTTACTACATTGAAATGCCCGGTGAGATCGATGATAATGCCATTTCAATGACAGTTAATGGTGCTAATATTAATCTGGCAGTACGTGATCAAAATGCCCGTCTCATTAATCTAGGTAGCCACCAGCGTGGTCAACGGTTGCAAGTTACTTTTGAACTAAAAAAAGATAAACTCGACCTTAGTGGCATTCACTTCTGGCGCTTAAACACACAAAAGCTCGAGCAGATTATACATCGTTTTAAGCAAAAACAACCAAACTTTAAACAAACATCTGCTTTGATCATCAAATCTAATCATTTCACAACGAAGAAGATGATGACATTGGCGTCAACTATTCCTAATAACATTAACTGGTTAGTTTTAGATAATGGCAAAATAATTAACAAGAATAAAACCTTGTTCATGAATGCTTTTTTAAACTTCAAGTTGAATCCAGGAAAATATCAAATTACATTAATTTATGTACCATGGGTTCTTCTACTGGGGATGTTGGTTAGCTTAATTAGTTTAACAATTTTATTAATTTGCAAGAAAAAAGCCGCTGTTAGCGCTAACAGCAAAACTTTTACTAGACCTACTGTATAA
- a CDS encoding peptidoglycan D,D-transpeptidase FtsI family protein, with product MNYFRKNSGTGSNKHSSTPIRMRIILGVILVLFAMLIGQLAYLQLVYGSRFKAEVQKTDSTVVLHQVPRGVMYDSKGRVLVGNKATNAITYTKSASTTTADIYKISNALSNYIKISDEKPTKQMAADYYLANEDNNTKISNALPKSAKIDADGNKKTSAEIYQAELAYVEKMNPKLPTRQKTAALIFNKISGAYTLSTIYIKNKGLTDREIAQVGEHLSELPGVGIGTDWQRSYPNGSSIQSIIGSVSTEKSGLPSDSLQYYLRNGYSRNDRVGTSYLEKEYEPLLKGTKSTNQVITKSNGNIQQTKTVYNGQAGASLMLTIDAKYQKQVQATLKRVYSTAVGNGAARYSNGAYAVAMNPQTGALLAVAGINRNTNTGKTTDNALGVINQSFVMGSVVKGATVGGGLINKVITPENNTLPDTAIYLPGSPVKKSVYPVGTFSSLDAETALEVSSNIYMMHLAMKWVKASYVPKSYIHMPNDAFDILRRNFAMFGLGQKTGVDLPGEVSGIEGKSFNDKGNILSGSVLDLAYGNYDAYTPIQLAQYVSTIANGGKRLQPYIVQSVGKTSKNGKKIYISYNKKPNVQQVIPWTLAELNVVQTGFYRVVHGTNGWGTAHPLKNVKPSISGKTGTAQTFYYDAEHPNRKHNIELINATFIGYAPSKNPKLAVAVVFPGLDPDGEGTYTLQVAKAMVQDYFKLHSTK from the coding sequence GTGAATTATTTTAGAAAAAATAGTGGGACTGGCTCAAACAAGCATTCCTCAACTCCAATTAGAATGCGAATCATTCTAGGGGTAATTTTAGTCCTCTTTGCCATGTTAATTGGGCAATTGGCTTATTTGCAACTAGTTTATGGTTCACGTTTCAAGGCAGAAGTGCAAAAAACTGATTCAACTGTTGTTTTGCATCAAGTGCCACGTGGTGTCATGTATGACTCCAAAGGCCGCGTTTTAGTAGGTAATAAAGCAACCAATGCTATTACTTATACTAAGAGTGCCTCGACTACAACAGCAGATATTTACAAGATATCTAATGCCTTGAGTAATTATATCAAGATTAGCGATGAAAAGCCGACAAAGCAAATGGCAGCAGATTATTATTTAGCTAATGAAGATAATAATACTAAGATATCTAATGCTTTGCCGAAGTCAGCCAAGATTGATGCTGATGGCAATAAGAAGACTTCAGCTGAAATCTATCAAGCGGAATTGGCTTATGTTGAAAAAATGAATCCTAAACTACCCACTCGGCAAAAAACAGCGGCTTTAATCTTTAATAAGATTTCAGGGGCTTATACTTTATCCACGATTTATATCAAGAATAAAGGCTTAACCGATCGTGAAATTGCCCAAGTAGGTGAGCACTTATCAGAGCTTCCTGGTGTGGGTATCGGAACTGACTGGCAAAGATCCTATCCAAATGGTTCATCTATTCAAAGTATCATTGGTTCGGTTTCAACTGAAAAATCTGGTTTACCAAGTGATAGCTTGCAGTACTACTTAAGAAATGGTTACTCACGTAACGACCGGGTAGGTACTTCATATCTTGAAAAAGAATATGAACCACTTTTGAAGGGAACTAAGTCGACTAACCAGGTTATTACTAAATCGAATGGTAATATCCAGCAGACTAAGACTGTTTATAATGGTCAAGCCGGTGCCAGCTTAATGTTAACGATTGACGCTAAGTATCAAAAGCAAGTACAGGCTACTTTGAAACGGGTTTACAGTACAGCTGTTGGTAACGGTGCAGCAAGATACTCTAATGGTGCCTATGCCGTGGCGATGAATCCTCAGACTGGTGCTTTGCTAGCTGTAGCCGGGATTAATCGAAACACGAACACTGGTAAAACGACTGATAATGCTTTAGGTGTAATTAACCAATCCTTTGTTATGGGATCAGTTGTTAAGGGGGCTACTGTTGGTGGTGGATTAATTAATAAGGTTATTACTCCCGAAAACAATACTTTGCCTGATACGGCAATTTATTTGCCAGGTTCACCAGTTAAAAAGTCAGTTTATCCAGTTGGTACTTTCAGTTCATTGGATGCTGAAACAGCGTTGGAAGTCTCCAGTAATATTTACATGATGCACTTAGCAATGAAATGGGTTAAGGCTAGTTATGTACCGAAGAGCTACATTCATATGCCAAACGATGCCTTTGACATTTTACGGCGTAATTTTGCTATGTTTGGCTTAGGTCAAAAGACAGGCGTTGACCTACCTGGTGAAGTGTCAGGAATTGAAGGTAAGTCATTTAATGACAAGGGTAATATTCTTTCCGGTTCTGTACTTGATCTAGCTTATGGTAACTATGATGCTTATACACCAATTCAACTAGCCCAATATGTGTCAACTATTGCTAATGGTGGTAAGAGATTGCAACCTTATATTGTGCAATCAGTTGGTAAAACTAGCAAAAATGGCAAGAAGATTTACATTAGCTACAATAAGAAGCCAAATGTCCAACAAGTAATTCCTTGGACGCTTGCGGAACTTAATGTGGTTCAAACAGGGTTCTATCGTGTTGTTCACGGTACGAATGGTTGGGGAACTGCTCACCCATTGAAGAATGTTAAGCCATCAATTTCTGGTAAGACTGGTACTGCACAAACTTTCTACTATGATGCTGAACACCCTAATAGAAAGCACAATATCGAATTGATTAACGCAACCTTTATTGGCTATGCTCCATCGAAAAATCCAAAATTAGCAGTGGCGGTTGTTTTCCCAGGATTAGACCCTGATGGTGAAGGAACATACACATTGCAAGTTGCCAAAGCAATGGTACAAGATTATTTCAAACTTCATTCAACAAAATAA
- the rpmG gene encoding 50S ribosomal protein L33: MADNIILECTECGDRSYLSKKNKRKHPERLSLKKYCPVERRATLHRETK, encoded by the coding sequence ATGGCAGATAACATCATTTTAGAATGCACCGAATGTGGCGATAGAAGTTACTTATCTAAGAAGAACAAGCGTAAGCATCCGGAACGTTTATCCTTAAAGAAGTATTGCCCAGTTGAAAGACGCGCAACACTTCACCGTGAAACTAAGTAA
- a CDS encoding 5-formyltetrahydrofolate cyclo-ligase yields the protein MEKSELRKEQISKLKEFANTKEKRAEDAILLEKLMSTDLIRRSQTIGVTASLPLEVDTSELIARLWDKGKEVYLAKARSDQNHTLDFLRYTYMSKLVKSKFGVEEVADEDAKINNDLDLVIVPGLAFALDSHIRLGFGGGYYDRFLAKHDPKTVALANSKMTFDTSIWPIEKTDIPVQTIVTPDKIY from the coding sequence ATGGAAAAATCAGAATTAAGAAAAGAACAAATCAGTAAATTAAAAGAATTTGCCAATACTAAAGAAAAAAGAGCAGAAGATGCGATTTTATTAGAGAAATTAATGTCGACAGATCTAATTAGAAGAAGTCAGACGATTGGGGTAACTGCTTCTTTACCACTAGAAGTAGATACTTCTGAATTAATTGCTCGTTTGTGGGATAAAGGAAAAGAAGTTTATCTGGCAAAGGCACGAAGCGATCAAAATCATACTTTAGACTTTTTACGCTATACGTATATGAGCAAATTGGTAAAATCTAAATTCGGTGTGGAAGAAGTTGCCGATGAAGATGCGAAAATCAATAATGATTTGGATTTAGTCATTGTGCCAGGTTTAGCCTTTGCCTTAGATTCGCATATTCGACTTGGCTTTGGTGGAGGTTATTATGATCGCTTTTTGGCTAAGCATGATCCTAAAACTGTTGCTTTAGCCAATAGCAAAATGACGTTCGATACTAGCATTTGGCCTATCGAAAAAACCGATATTCCGGTTCAAACAATTGTTACTCCTGATAAAATTTATTAA
- a CDS encoding rhomboid family intramembrane serine protease has translation MNTQRKINLSQSFVTLGILVVLLIVFLVEVFLGGSENTNVLMKMGAMNNFALVAGHQWWRLFMAQFLHIGIMHLVSNAIIIYYMGQYMEPLMGHVRFLVTYLLAGVGGNLMSLAFSADRGLSAGASTALFGLFGAMTAIGLRNLHNPMIAFLGRQAFVLALINLALDIFVPGIDIWGHIGGLIAGFLLAIILGDRVMKTYNPKWRVLAAAVLVVYVVWTVRTGMIINF, from the coding sequence ATGAATACTCAACGAAAAATTAACCTCTCACAATCATTTGTGACTTTAGGAATTTTAGTAGTTTTATTAATAGTCTTTTTAGTTGAAGTGTTTTTAGGTGGCTCAGAGAATACCAATGTCTTGATGAAAATGGGAGCCATGAATAATTTTGCCCTGGTGGCTGGACACCAATGGTGGCGCCTATTTATGGCCCAGTTTTTGCATATTGGCATCATGCATTTGGTTTCTAATGCCATTATTATTTACTACATGGGGCAGTATATGGAGCCCTTAATGGGACATGTGCGCTTTTTAGTGACTTATCTTTTAGCTGGGGTCGGCGGCAATCTAATGAGCTTGGCTTTCAGTGCTGATCGCGGCTTAAGTGCTGGTGCCTCAACAGCTTTATTTGGTTTGTTTGGGGCAATGACTGCCATTGGCTTGCGCAATTTGCATAATCCAATGATTGCTTTTTTAGGTCGACAAGCCTTTGTCTTAGCTTTGATTAACTTAGCGCTTGATATTTTTGTGCCTGGAATTGATATCTGGGGTCATATTGGTGGCTTAATTGCTGGCTTCTTATTAGCGATTATCTTGGGCGATCGTGTAATGAAGACCTACAATCCTAAGTGGCGCGTATTGGCTGCTGCAGTGTTAGTCGTATATGTTGTTTGGACGGTTAGAACAGGAATGATAATTAATTTCTAA
- a CDS encoding YqgQ family protein, whose product MKTLYDVQQLLEKYGILVHVGKRIWDIELMALELDNINRAGLIDQHDYLIAKMILSREHRIEVKNEQKKALKDPKNDSQ is encoded by the coding sequence ATGAAAACTCTCTACGATGTACAACAATTATTAGAAAAATACGGAATTTTGGTTCATGTTGGCAAAAGAATTTGGGATATTGAATTAATGGCTTTAGAGCTCGACAATATCAATCGTGCCGGTCTGATTGACCAACATGATTATTTGATTGCCAAGATGATTTTAAGTCGAGAACATCGAATTGAAGTCAAAAATGAACAAAAAAAGGCGCTCAAAGATCCGAAAAATGATAGCCAGTAA
- a CDS encoding rhodanese-like domain-containing protein codes for MSSFLIVLDLVLLVIILVMVGIWAWNKIQAKSIGGELTNEEFKEGMRKAQIIDLREKEPFKRKHIDGARNLPYTMLKYQYTELRSDLPVYLYSDSKTITLRAARFLKKKGFVSIHWLKDGFEAWDGRTKKSKY; via the coding sequence ATGTCGAGTTTTTTAATTGTCTTAGATTTAGTTTTATTAGTCATTATTTTAGTCATGGTTGGTATCTGGGCTTGGAATAAAATTCAAGCTAAATCAATCGGTGGCGAATTGACTAATGAAGAATTTAAAGAAGGCATGCGTAAGGCACAAATTATTGATCTGCGTGAAAAAGAACCGTTTAAACGCAAGCATATTGATGGCGCTCGCAACTTGCCATATACCATGCTTAAGTATCAATATACTGAGCTTAGAAGCGACTTGCCAGTTTATCTTTACTCAGATTCAAAGACCATTACTTTGAGAGCTGCCCGTTTTTTAAAGAAAAAGGGTTTTGTTTCTATCCATTGGCTTAAAGATGGCTTTGAAGCTTGGGATGGTCGAACTAAGAAGTCAAAATATTAA
- the miaA gene encoding tRNA (adenosine(37)-N6)-dimethylallyltransferase MiaA — MKKVLAIVGPTAIGKTNLAIDLAKRLNGEIISGDSMQVYQEVAVGTAKATAEEQAQVKHYLVDTQSVFDEYSVKDFVDQATKAIEEISQKGKLPIIAGGTGFYVNALLNKMQLGEKTPEERSVSQKWENYLKEKGAEKLWQVLNEQDPKAAEKIPVANSRRTMRALTVIERTGKKFSEQQKQIEPRYDYLIIGLNSDRQEIYRRINLRVDKMMEQGMLDEAKFIYQNRAREYQVLQAIAYKEFFPYFEGQETLEHCIEDLKTASRRYAKRQLTYFRNKLPVVWFDPLDDPGCEQKILKKVKEWKNE; from the coding sequence ATGAAAAAGGTACTAGCGATTGTAGGACCAACAGCTATCGGTAAGACAAACTTGGCGATTGATTTAGCTAAAAGGTTGAACGGCGAGATTATTTCTGGCGATTCCATGCAAGTTTACCAAGAAGTGGCAGTGGGAACTGCAAAGGCGACTGCAGAAGAACAAGCGCAAGTGAAACACTACTTAGTTGATACGCAATCCGTTTTTGACGAGTATTCAGTTAAAGATTTTGTGGATCAAGCAACAAAAGCGATTGAAGAGATTAGCCAAAAAGGTAAGTTACCAATTATTGCAGGCGGGACAGGTTTTTATGTTAATGCTTTATTGAATAAGATGCAGCTAGGCGAGAAAACTCCAGAAGAGCGTAGCGTTTCGCAAAAGTGGGAAAACTACCTCAAGGAAAAAGGCGCAGAAAAATTGTGGCAGGTCTTGAATGAGCAAGATCCTAAGGCGGCAGAAAAAATACCAGTAGCCAATAGTCGCAGAACTATGCGAGCATTGACTGTGATTGAGCGTACAGGCAAAAAGTTTTCAGAGCAACAAAAGCAGATCGAGCCGCGTTATGATTACTTGATTATTGGCTTGAATTCTGACCGTCAAGAGATATATCGCAGGATTAATTTGCGTGTTGATAAGATGATGGAGCAAGGGATGCTCGATGAAGCAAAATTTATTTATCAAAATCGAGCACGAGAGTATCAGGTCTTGCAAGCAATTGCGTATAAGGAATTTTTCCCTTATTTTGAAGGGCAAGAGACGCTAGAGCATTGCATTGAAGATTTAAAGACAGCTTCGCGCCGATATGCTAAACGTCAATTGACTTATTTTAGAAATAAATTACCAGTAGTTTGGTTTGATCCGTTAGATGATCCGGGTTGCGAACAAAAGATATTGAAGAAAGTCAAGGAATGGAAAAATGAATAA